The Amblyomma americanum isolate KBUSLIRL-KWMA chromosome 6, ASM5285725v1, whole genome shotgun sequence genome has a window encoding:
- the LOC144095404 gene encoding uncharacterized protein LOC144095404 — protein MPRKSSQKKKISSAAESLEGQPKPSADKPNVGLDDANAKLTTTGSAVSKHGHSKRKGSARAKPSSSLRSPPEIMSPVSAVSQAEKNVQMRKTGVTSPVNRTLRPPNLGPMAQYEDNPPLSYDSTRRSGLLSPSSTSRTSATLQHGPESSDSFQPSITKNYPKLPIGDSSGARLIPPTTIPLLLREVSSPPQLEQDQCMSPGNVKLLPRDLFSPQDIMSPMNAAGKQNETQSFLAYGTEQRQMLFSYFAVSLTVVAFCVLLTALLFLSVPADPQDIVCTTASCTALDSLLEASVDWTRPPCTNFYAHVCSGWAQSHNFSVYRSHLHEFIGDVHWILARVLVPSHAQTPPQVVAAFYQSCTAVLVDGADELAPFRHQLQIAGVTWPRVFAKSSLMLTAASVYATFQVTALLRIRSSVRNSSSVLEVAPDETFLRGWLRARGQLLRSGAYARFLHGTKEIYVGNESSPGHLLDYQSFVRVEEVVLATLLQRIPITGESVDSNIEEMLVGQLIFGRFVLWKVDAEDHDYVRTMAEVIARAISSRAPSLMDDFLNILLIRTFRTVSIISRVNATTKPATGPLRCAKA, from the exons ATGCCACGCAAGTCGTCGCAGAAG aaaaaaatCTCTTCCGCTGCTGAGAGCTTAGAAGGACAACCGAAGCCTTCAGCAGATAAGCCAAATGTAGGCTTAGACGATGCGAATGCGAAGCTGACAACAACAGGCAGCGCAGTGTCAAAGCATGGGCATTCCAAGCGCAAAGGCAGTGCCAGGGCCAAGCCGTCTTCATCTCTTCGTTCACCCCCGGAAATCATGTCACCTGTGTCCGCAGTGTCACAGGCAGAAAAGAACGTACAAATGAGAAAAACAGGAGTCACATCGCCCGTCAACCGCACATTACGGCCGCCCAACCTGGGGCCAATGGCTCAGTATGAAGACAATCCGCCGTTGTCTTATGATAGCACACGACGCTCCGGTCTTCTAAGCCCATCGTCCACCTCCAGAACTAGCGCGACTTTGCAACATGGCCCGGAATCTTCCGACAGTTTCCAGCCATCTATCACAAAAAATTACCCCAAGCTACCAATCGGCGATTCGTCTGGAGCACGTCTCATACCACCTACCACCATTCCATTACTCCTTCGTGAGGTGTCTTCGCCTCCCCAACTTGAGCAGGATCAGTGCATGTCACCCGGCAACGTAAAGTTACTACCGCGGGACTTATTCTCACCACAGGACATCATGTCACCGATGAACGCCGCCGGGAAGCAGAACGAGACTCAGTCCTTCCTCGCCTACGGCACCGAGCAGAGACAGATGTTGTTTTCCTACTTCGCAGTCTCGCTCACAGTGGTAGCCTTTTGCGTGCTCCTCACCGCCCTCCTCTTCCTCTCCGTGCCTGCCGACCCGCAAGACATAGTGTGCACGACGGCCTCTTGCACGGCGCTCGACTCCCTCCTGGAGGCGAGCGTCGACTGGACCAGGCCGCCATGCACCAACTTCTACGCGCACGTCTGCAGCGGCTGGGCGCAGTCGCACAACTTCTCCGTCTACCGAAGTCACTTGCACGAGTTCATCGGCGACGTGCACTGGATCCTGGCACGCGTCCTCGTTCCTTCCCACGCTCAAACGCCGCCGCAGGTGGTCGCCGCCTTCTACCAGTCGTGCACGGCAGTCCTGGTGGACGGAGCTGACGAGCTGGCCCCATTCCGCCATCAGCTGCAGATTGCAGGAGTGACCTGGCCACGTGTATTCGCCAAGTCCAGCCTGATGCTCACAGCGGCCTCTGTGTACGCCACATTCCAGGTGACGGCGCTACTGCGCATACGAAGCTCCGTACGCAATTCGAGCAGCGTGCTTGAGGTCGCGCCGGACGAAACTTTCTTGCGCGGATGGCTTCGTGCGCGCGGTCAACTTTTACGCTCCGGTGCTTACGCGCGCTTCTTACACGGGACCAAGGAGATATACGTCGGTAACGAAAGCTCACCAGGCCATCTGCTCGACTACCAATCGTTTGTCCGAGTCGAGGAAGTCGTCCTGGCGACACTGCTGCAAAGAATACCTATAACTGGCGAAAGTGTAGACAGCAACATCGAAG AGATGCTCGTGGGGCAGCTCATCTTCGGGCGCTTCGTTCTGTGGAAGGTGGACGCCGAAGACCACGACTACGTGCGCACCATGGCCGAAGTCATCGCAAGAG